CGTGATCAATGACTCGCAGCGCCAGTGCAAAATGACCATCATGAGCCGCTGCGTGGCGCCCGATATCAGTCTCACCGATCCGGACACCCTGGCCACCCTGCCCGAGGAATACGTCTGCACCACCGCCACCGATGCCCTGAGTCACGCTCTGGAAGCCTTCTTTTCCGTGGCCTCCTCGACCCTCACCGACGTCAACGCCATCCGCGCCCTGAGCCTGCTCTCCAACGGCCTGGTGCGGGCGGTGCGCGAACAGCGCCCGGACGATCTGGAGAGCATGGCCCGCGCCAGCCTGCACGCCGGCATGGCCTTTTCCAATTCGCTGCTCGGCATCGTGCATGCCCTGGCCCACCCCATCGGCGGCTATTACGACATCAATCACGGCAGCGTCAACGCGGTGCTGCTGCCCGAAGTGGTGCGCTTTGATCTGCCGGTGGTCACGGAAAAACTGCCGGAGCTGGCCTGGACGCTGGGCGTGCACCGGGAACTCACCCACCGCGAGGCCGCCGAGGTGGTCGAGGAGAAAATCGAGCGCATGCTCGATGCCGCCAGCGCGCCGCGCACCCTGAGCAGCCTGGGCGTCAAGCGCGAGGATCTGCCGCAACTGGCGCGCAAGGCCCTGAGCGATGTGTGCATCCTCACCTCGCCGCGCGAGGCCGACGAAGCCGATCTGCTGCGGATCCTGGAGAGGGCCTTTTGATGGACGAGATCAAGCCCACCCGCATCGATGAGGCCAGCCTGGATCGGCTGCTCGGCATCGAGAGCTCGAAAATCGGCTATTATGCTGAAGTCAAACAGAAAATCCGCGAGCTGGAAATCGCCAACGCCAATCTGCGCGCCAAGAAAAGCGAACTCCAGGCGGTGTTCGATTCCATCAGCGACGGCGTGGTGATTTACAACAGCCTGGGCCGCATCCAGCACCGCAATCATATCTGCCCGCGCCTTTTTCCCGAGCAGACCATGCCGGGCCGATCCTGCCGCGAGCTCTTTCACCCCGAGCAGGATCTGGCCGCGGAGCAATGCCCGGTGGAGAAGGCGTTGCGCGGCGAAAGTACGCAAATCTCCTTCACCAACAGCAGCTCGGGCGGCGAGAACCGCTACTTCGACGTGACCGCCTCGCCCATCGTCGATGCCCAGGGCCAAACCCGGGCGCTGGTGTTTCTGCGCGACGTCACCGAACGGCGTGTGCAGGAACTGCATCTGGTACAGGCGGAAAAGATGTCGAGCATCGGCATGCTGGCCGCGGGCGTCGCCCATGAGATCAACAATCCCCTGACCTCCGTCGCCGGCTACGCCGAAGCCCTCCTGCGGCGCTTTCGCGACGAGCCGCGCCTCGCCGAGAATCCATCCCTGGAGGTCTTTCCCGACTACCTTCAGGTCATCATGCGCGAAGCCTATCGCTGCAAGAGCATCATCGACAGCTTGCTGACCTTCAGTCGCCGCTCCGACGGCTCGGTGGGCCTGGTGTCCATCAACGACATCCTCAATGAGGTGCTCGATCTGGTGCGCAACAAGGCCCTTCAGGAGCAAGTCCTCATCGAGGAGGAACGGTGGCCGTCCCTGCCGCCGATCAATGCCGACGCCGCCGCCCTGCGCCAGGTCTTCATGAACCTGACCATGAACGCCATTCAGGCGATCAAGGGACCGGGACAAATCCGCATCCGCACCTTCGCCGTCGACGACGAAGTGGTGGTGGAAGTCAGCGATTCCGGCTGCGGCATCGCGCCCGAGCACCTCGACCAGATCTGGGATCCCTTCTTCACCACCAAGACCGTGGGCAACGGCCTGGGCCTGGGACTGGCCATCACCTACAGCATCATCGAACGTCATCAGGGCCACATCGAAGTGGTCAGTCAAGTCAACAAAGGCTGTACCTTCAAGGTGAGACTACCCGTATGTCCAATGTGAATCGCGGCGACGGCGCCAAAGTTCTGATCGTGGAAGACGAAAAGCCCCTGCGCGAGTTGCTGCAGGCCGAACTGCGGCGCAGCGGGCACATGGTTCAGGTGGCGGCCAACGGCGAGGAAGGCCTGGCACGCTATCGCGAGGAAATCTTCAACGTGGTGCTGCTCGACATCCGCATGCCGGGCAGCGACGGGGTCGAGATCCTCAAGCAGATGAAGAGCGAATCCAACGTGCCCGAGATCATCATGTTCACCGGGCACGGCACCATCGAAACCGCCGTGGAATGCATCAAGCACGGCGCCTACGACTATCTGACCAAGCCGGTCAAGCTCGATGAACTGGAACTGGTCATCACCAAAGCCCATGAAAAAAATCGCCTGCGCCTGGAAAACATCAGCCTCAAGCTCGAGGTGCAAAAACTCGACAGTCACCGCATCGTCGGCAAAAGCCCCGGCATCTTGAAGGTTCTGGAAACCGTCAAGCGGTGGGGCGCGGTCGATGAGCACGTGCTGATCTTCGGCGAGAGCGGCACCGGCAAGGAACTGGTGGCCCGCGCGGTGCACGAGGCCAGTCCGCGGGCGCAGAAACCCTTCATCACCGTCAACTGCGGCCGCCTCGACGTGCATACCGCGGAAAGCGAGCTGTTCGGTCACATGCAGGGCGCCTTCACCAGCGCGGTGAAGGGGCGCGCGGGGCTCTTCGAGCTTTCCGACCAAGGCACCCTGTTCATGGACGAGGTGTCGGAGATGACCCTCGATGTTCAGGTCAAGCTGCTGCGCATCCTGGAAACCGGAACCTTCCGACGCCTGGGCGGAAATCGCGACATCAGCGTGGATGTGCGCTTCGTCTTCGCCACCAACAAGAAGCTTGAAGACAAGGTGGAGCGGGGCGAGTTCCGCGAGGATCTCTTTCATCGCATCAACATGCTGCCCATCTCCATCCCTCCCCTGCGAGAACGCGCCGAGGACATCCTGCCCCTGACCTGGTTCTTTCTGCAGAACGGCTCCAGCAACGGCCAGGGCTCCTGGGAAATTTCTCCGGAGGCCATGGCGGCCCTGCGCGCCTACCACTGGCCGGGCAACGTGCGCGAGTTGCGCAACACCATCCGCCGGGCCTCCATTCTGGCCAAGGACCGCGTCATCACCGCCGACCTGCTGCCCTTCACCCCGCCTCGGCTCTTTACCGCCGAGGCTTCGGCCAAGGTCGATCCCGAGACGCCGCCCCTGCCCCTCTGGGTCATGGAGCGCGAGCACATCCGCCATGTGCTGGAAAAGGTCGAGGGCAACAAAAGCCAGGCGGCGAAAATCCTCGAAATCGACCGCAAGACCCTCTACACCAAATTGGAGCGCTACGGTTTGCCGGCCTGAAAACTGATGGTGTTGCTTTTTTCTACAATCACCCTGCGGAGTAACGGGAGAAATTCCCCACCCTGGGGAATTTCTCCCCGGGGCCGATTCGCCGGAATG
This genomic interval from Geoalkalibacter sp. contains the following:
- a CDS encoding iron-containing alcohol dehydrogenase, with product MGIPIAYEYFIDLRARVRGTRDKLTGKELMMGHDKRKNPALHHCKFEVPEIIFGRGLLNQIGSCARRLGGNKVFLVSDQGLFNAGWVDQAMHSLLEAGLNFVYFDQITSNPKDHEVEAGAKEYIRQGADVIVGLGGGSAMDAAKGIAILVSNGGSIRDFEGSDKISRPLPPLVLCPTTCGTGSDVSQFAVINDSQRQCKMTIMSRCVAPDISLTDPDTLATLPEEYVCTTATDALSHALEAFFSVASSTLTDVNAIRALSLLSNGLVRAVREQRPDDLESMARASLHAGMAFSNSLLGIVHALAHPIGGYYDINHGSVNAVLLPEVVRFDLPVVTEKLPELAWTLGVHRELTHREAAEVVEEKIERMLDAASAPRTLSSLGVKREDLPQLARKALSDVCILTSPREADEADLLRILERAF
- a CDS encoding sigma-54-dependent transcriptional regulator, encoding MSNVNRGDGAKVLIVEDEKPLRELLQAELRRSGHMVQVAANGEEGLARYREEIFNVVLLDIRMPGSDGVEILKQMKSESNVPEIIMFTGHGTIETAVECIKHGAYDYLTKPVKLDELELVITKAHEKNRLRLENISLKLEVQKLDSHRIVGKSPGILKVLETVKRWGAVDEHVLIFGESGTGKELVARAVHEASPRAQKPFITVNCGRLDVHTAESELFGHMQGAFTSAVKGRAGLFELSDQGTLFMDEVSEMTLDVQVKLLRILETGTFRRLGGNRDISVDVRFVFATNKKLEDKVERGEFREDLFHRINMLPISIPPLRERAEDILPLTWFFLQNGSSNGQGSWEISPEAMAALRAYHWPGNVRELRNTIRRASILAKDRVITADLLPFTPPRLFTAEASAKVDPETPPLPLWVMEREHIRHVLEKVEGNKSQAAKILEIDRKTLYTKLERYGLPA
- a CDS encoding two-component system sensor histidine kinase NtrB, encoding MDEIKPTRIDEASLDRLLGIESSKIGYYAEVKQKIRELEIANANLRAKKSELQAVFDSISDGVVIYNSLGRIQHRNHICPRLFPEQTMPGRSCRELFHPEQDLAAEQCPVEKALRGESTQISFTNSSSGGENRYFDVTASPIVDAQGQTRALVFLRDVTERRVQELHLVQAEKMSSIGMLAAGVAHEINNPLTSVAGYAEALLRRFRDEPRLAENPSLEVFPDYLQVIMREAYRCKSIIDSLLTFSRRSDGSVGLVSINDILNEVLDLVRNKALQEQVLIEEERWPSLPPINADAAALRQVFMNLTMNAIQAIKGPGQIRIRTFAVDDEVVVEVSDSGCGIAPEHLDQIWDPFFTTKTVGNGLGLGLAITYSIIERHQGHIEVVSQVNKGCTFKVRLPVCPM